One region of Ahniella affigens genomic DNA includes:
- a CDS encoding FFLEELY motif protein, translating into MSRHETGEKLRDTLNALAKARSPDHDERNDAPLLVALKRWQSERLGQSFTGLLADDRYQPAAEFFLSDLYGSGDVSWRDRDVTRVLPTMVRWLPEKALVALNGALELDLISHQQDLLLCEHLPGPSIDTESYARAYRASCDEALRHRQIDLIVDVGRELERLVKVPLILGVLKLARGPARGAGFGQLQSFLERGFAAFRHMGPADHFLRTIEQGERQVMQRLLNQHADPFGFGQTRSKRQAPPNGASGSPRAATPRTT; encoded by the coding sequence ATGAGCAGACACGAGACTGGTGAAAAACTCCGAGACACGCTGAACGCCCTGGCGAAGGCGCGTTCGCCTGATCATGACGAGCGCAACGACGCGCCACTGCTGGTTGCGTTGAAGCGGTGGCAATCGGAACGGCTGGGCCAAAGCTTCACGGGATTGTTGGCGGACGACCGATATCAACCGGCGGCCGAGTTCTTCTTGTCCGATCTCTATGGCAGTGGTGACGTTAGCTGGCGCGACCGCGACGTGACACGCGTGCTGCCGACCATGGTCCGGTGGTTGCCGGAAAAAGCGCTCGTGGCGCTGAATGGCGCCTTGGAACTCGATCTGATTTCGCACCAGCAGGATCTTCTGTTGTGCGAACACCTGCCCGGCCCCAGCATTGATACCGAGTCCTATGCCAGAGCCTATCGCGCCAGCTGCGATGAGGCACTTCGGCACCGACAAATCGACTTGATCGTCGATGTGGGTCGCGAGTTGGAGCGACTGGTCAAGGTGCCATTGATTCTCGGTGTGCTGAAGCTCGCCCGCGGCCCGGCCCGTGGTGCCGGCTTTGGCCAGCTACAGTCCTTCCTGGAGCGCGGCTTCGCGGCGTTCCGACATATGGGGCCGGCCGATCACTTTCTGCGGACGATTGAGCAAGGCGAGCGGCAAGTCATGCAGCGCCTGCTGAACCAGCACGCCGATCCCTTTGGCTTTGGTCAAACCCGGTCAAAGCGACAGGCCCCGCCGAACGGGGCGTCGGGCAGCCCTCGCGCTGCCACCCCAAGAACTACTTGA
- a CDS encoding cytochrome c1, with protein MNTESGTAMKKFLISLLLALCSFSVFAATEGAALQVSGADLNDKGSLQRGAKYFVNYCLSCHSMKYMRYSRMAEDLGLQEEEVQRWMNFTGAKFGEPMVVAAKSEDINKWVGAVAPDLSLTARVKHGGADWIYTYLKSFYVDGKRPLGWNNSVFPNASMPNPLWELQGVQVAEMGKDAHGANVVEGFQLASPGKLSAEEFDAVARDIANFMEYAAEPAALKRQAIGAYVVLFLAFLTFVAWLLKSEYWRDVH; from the coding sequence TTGAACACTGAGTCCGGAACCGCCATGAAAAAGTTTTTGATCTCTCTGTTACTGGCGCTGTGTTCGTTCAGTGTGTTCGCTGCAACGGAAGGCGCCGCACTGCAAGTTTCGGGCGCCGATTTGAACGACAAGGGTTCGCTGCAACGCGGTGCCAAGTACTTCGTCAACTACTGCCTGAGCTGTCACTCGATGAAGTACATGCGCTATTCGCGCATGGCGGAAGACCTCGGCCTGCAGGAGGAGGAGGTGCAGCGTTGGATGAACTTCACGGGCGCCAAGTTTGGTGAGCCGATGGTGGTCGCCGCAAAGTCGGAAGACATCAACAAGTGGGTCGGGGCCGTGGCCCCGGATCTCTCGCTGACTGCGCGCGTCAAGCACGGCGGTGCCGACTGGATCTACACCTACCTGAAGTCCTTTTATGTGGACGGCAAGCGCCCGCTGGGCTGGAACAACTCAGTGTTCCCGAATGCCTCGATGCCAAACCCGCTGTGGGAGCTGCAAGGCGTGCAAGTGGCTGAAATGGGCAAAGACGCCCATGGCGCGAACGTGGTCGAAGGCTTCCAGTTGGCGAGCCCGGGCAAGCTCAGCGCCGAAGAATTCGACGCTGTGGCCCGTGATATTGCCAACTTCATGGAGTACGCCGCGGAGCCGGCGGCCTTGAAGCGTCAGGCCATTGGCGCCTACGTGGTGCTGTTTCTCGCGTTCCTGACATTTGTGGCGTGGCTGCTCAAGTCGGAGTACTGGCGCGACGTGCACTGA
- a CDS encoding ClpXP protease specificity-enhancing factor: MSKDALPPVTSNRPYLIRAIYDWIVDNGQTPLIIVDARAPGVIVPPQSVRDGIVVLNISMTATGELELGNDLIRFNARFSGVSRGVQVPVAAVMAIRSREYGLGMVFSPDLVNDDDSDAGDADATELSLGAAPTAFAAEPVTQAVAEESDPLPLPPAPSTDPDRPKRGHLRVVK, from the coding sequence ATGAGTAAGGATGCTCTTCCCCCGGTTACCAGCAACCGGCCGTATTTGATTCGGGCGATTTATGACTGGATCGTCGACAACGGCCAAACGCCGCTGATCATTGTCGATGCGCGCGCGCCGGGCGTCATCGTGCCACCGCAGTCGGTGCGCGATGGCATCGTGGTCTTGAACATTTCCATGACCGCGACCGGTGAGTTGGAACTCGGCAACGATCTGATCCGCTTCAACGCGCGCTTTTCCGGCGTCAGTCGTGGCGTCCAGGTTCCGGTGGCAGCCGTCATGGCGATCCGATCCCGCGAATACGGCCTTGGCATGGTGTTCTCGCCAGATCTGGTCAATGATGACGACTCTGACGCTGGCGACGCCGATGCCACCGAACTGAGTCTGGGTGCTGCACCGACTGCGTTTGCGGCGGAGCCGGTGACCCAGGCAGTCGCCGAAGAATCCGATCCGCTACCGCTACCGCCCGCGCCAAGTACCGACCCAGACCGACCCAAGCGCGGCCATCTGCGCGTCGTCAAGTAG
- a CDS encoding glutathione S-transferase N-terminal domain-containing protein, whose amino-acid sequence MSSLTPASSLARRRAPTAARTRVVLTLYSGKDDLDSHRVRILLAAKGVSHELVLVEPGNLPAELVQLNPYHSTPTLVDRDLAIYEADLIGEYLEERYPHPALLPLDPQGRARVRLSLRRIEREWLSLVEPIQSGNKAQADGARKKLKEGLLAAVPAFKASKFFLNAEMTVADCALAALVWRLPALGVQLGREGHAVFEYGERFFRNPAYNRSMTDFERALRTHV is encoded by the coding sequence ATGAGCAGTCTCACCCCCGCTTCCAGCCTTGCGCGCCGTCGCGCCCCAACGGCAGCGCGTACCCGAGTTGTGCTGACGCTTTACTCGGGCAAGGACGATCTTGATAGCCACCGGGTTCGAATCCTGCTGGCGGCAAAGGGCGTGAGCCATGAACTGGTTCTGGTGGAGCCCGGCAACCTGCCAGCGGAATTGGTGCAGTTGAACCCCTACCACAGCACGCCAACGCTGGTGGATCGAGATTTGGCGATTTACGAGGCCGACCTGATCGGCGAGTACCTCGAAGAACGCTATCCGCATCCGGCGCTTTTGCCGCTCGATCCGCAGGGTCGGGCCCGCGTGCGCCTGAGCCTTCGGCGCATCGAGCGCGAATGGCTCAGTCTGGTGGAGCCGATCCAGAGCGGCAACAAGGCTCAGGCAGATGGCGCCCGCAAGAAGCTGAAGGAGGGCCTGCTGGCCGCCGTGCCGGCGTTCAAGGCGTCGAAGTTCTTCCTCAATGCCGAGATGACCGTCGCCGATTGCGCGTTGGCCGCCCTGGTGTGGCGTTTACCGGCACTTGGCGTGCAATTAGGGCGGGAAGGTCATGCAGTCTTCGAATATGGCGAGCGTTTCTTCCGCAATCCAGCCTACAATCGCAGCATGACTGACTTCGAACGCGCTTTGCGCACGCACGTATGA